The following proteins are co-located in the Thermus hydrothermalis genome:
- a CDS encoding outer membrane beta-barrel protein — MKKAVVVAFAALLTAAMAQKFSVEAGAGLYGNLGGQLAVVAEDFTPGLPLGVRLGVGFAQSDALDDGYDLGGGTTWGDYKKTNELSEWGQNITLSLDVLYKVAGLGLPVEVAPYAGIRYNLFSGGYTDPQNKISGTKSESVSTNQFGFGAGVRLAYPLMPNLSLVGDLGADYYLNACFKRVVEDDSGNKNEGTVCPGDSGYDSRNERVTQPEWVFKLRVGAAYRF; from the coding sequence ATGAAGAAAGCGGTGGTTGTAGCTTTTGCGGCTCTCCTGACGGCGGCCATGGCGCAGAAGTTTTCCGTGGAGGCTGGTGCTGGCCTCTACGGAAACCTAGGCGGGCAACTGGCTGTGGTGGCGGAGGACTTTACCCCTGGGCTTCCCTTGGGGGTGCGGCTGGGCGTGGGCTTCGCCCAGAGCGATGCGCTGGACGATGGGTATGACCTTGGGGGAGGCACGACTTGGGGTGACTACAAGAAGACCAACGAGCTCTCCGAGTGGGGCCAAAACATCACCCTTTCCTTGGATGTTCTCTACAAGGTGGCGGGCTTGGGTCTGCCGGTGGAGGTGGCGCCTTACGCCGGGATCCGCTACAACCTCTTCTCGGGTGGCTATACGGATCCGCAGAATAAGATTTCGGGCACCAAGAGCGAATCTGTTTCCACCAACCAGTTTGGCTTCGGCGCCGGTGTGCGCCTCGCTTACCCCCTCATGCCCAACCTGAGCCTGGTGGGGGACCTGGGGGCGGACTACTACCTGAACGCTTGCTTCAAGCGTGTCGTTGAGGATGACTCCGGGAATAAGAATGAGGGCACTGTGTGCCCCGGGGACAGCGGCTACGATAGCCGCAACGAACGGGTTACCCAGCCCGAGTGGGTCTTCAAGCTCCGCGTGGGCGCCGCTTATCGCTTCTAA
- the argJ gene encoding bifunctional glutamate N-acetyltransferase/amino-acid acetyltransferase ArgJ: MAVRLPRGFRAGATRAGIKPSGKPDLALLVSGLPAQWAYAATQNRAAAPSIHRGRGLYATGAPLRAVVVNAGNANCATGERGFRDDARMAELAAFRLGLAPEEVLTASTGVIGVPLPVERIAAGLPQIELTPYADPFAEAILTTDLVPKVAEAEVAGARVVGIAKGSGMIHPNMATMLAFLVTDAWVPQEALREAWRGIVDRTFNQVTVDGDTSTNDLALVMANGAYGEVPPEALFQALEGVARELAKRIARDGEGATKLLVVRVVGAVTEEEARRAARAVAGSLLWKSALYGNDPNWGRILAALGNSGARFDPLRVRISLQGIPLYAGGDLPFDRERASQAMRQEVVEVLVDLGEGEGVGEAYGCDLTEGYVRINALYTT, encoded by the coding sequence ATGGCCGTGAGGTTACCCAGGGGTTTCCGCGCCGGGGCTACCCGGGCGGGCATCAAGCCTTCGGGCAAGCCGGACCTGGCCCTTTTGGTCTCAGGGCTTCCCGCCCAATGGGCCTACGCCGCCACCCAGAACCGGGCCGCGGCCCCTTCCATCCACCGGGGCCGGGGGCTTTACGCCACCGGAGCCCCCTTGCGGGCCGTGGTGGTGAACGCCGGCAACGCCAACTGCGCCACGGGGGAGCGGGGCTTTCGGGACGACGCGCGGATGGCCGAGCTCGCCGCCTTCCGCCTGGGCCTTGCCCCCGAGGAGGTGCTCACCGCCTCCACGGGGGTGATCGGGGTGCCCCTGCCCGTGGAGCGGATCGCGGCGGGCCTGCCGCAAATAGAGCTCACCCCTTACGCCGACCCCTTCGCCGAGGCCATCCTCACCACCGACCTGGTGCCCAAGGTGGCGGAGGCCGAGGTGGCGGGGGCCAGGGTGGTGGGCATCGCCAAGGGAAGTGGGATGATCCACCCCAACATGGCCACCATGCTGGCCTTTTTGGTCACGGACGCCTGGGTGCCCCAGGAGGCCTTGCGGGAGGCCTGGAGGGGCATCGTGGACCGCACCTTCAACCAGGTGACCGTGGACGGGGACACCTCCACCAACGACCTGGCCCTGGTCATGGCCAATGGGGCTTATGGGGAGGTGCCGCCCGAAGCCCTCTTCCAGGCTTTGGAAGGGGTGGCGCGGGAGCTTGCCAAGAGGATTGCCCGGGATGGGGAAGGGGCCACGAAGCTTTTGGTGGTGCGGGTGGTGGGGGCGGTCACGGAGGAGGAGGCGAGGCGGGCGGCTAGGGCGGTGGCGGGAAGCCTCCTTTGGAAAAGCGCCCTTTACGGGAACGACCCCAACTGGGGACGGATTTTGGCCGCCTTGGGCAACTCGGGGGCCCGATTTGACCCCTTGCGGGTGCGGATTTCCCTCCAAGGTATCCCCCTGTACGCCGGCGGGGACCTCCCCTTTGACCGGGAGAGGGCGAGCCAGGCCATGCGCCAGGAGGTGGTGGAGGTCCTGGTGGACCTGGGAGAGGGGGAAGGGGTGGGGGAGGCCTACGGGTGCGACCTGACCGAGGGGTATGTGCGCATAAACGCCTTGTACACGACTTGA
- the argC gene encoding N-acetyl-gamma-glutamyl-phosphate reductase — protein sequence MGILGASGYGGAELLRLLKRHPGVELVGFSSRKHEGRPLSSAWPQLWDERPFVAQEEVLERADVLFLALPNGLAMGITPEALRAGKRVIDLSGDYRLPPEVYEAWYGIRHQSPELFREAVYGLPELHREELREARLVANPGCYVTAATLALAPLAAEGVLRRAFVVGLSGVSGAGREGEGTFFAEVNENLKPYKVGGTHRHIPEMEANLGRLLAQGRRVRTHGPRREVRLSFTPHLVPMTRGILVTAEAEVEGTWSQEALDALYRDFYLGEPFVRVLGGLPETKGTYGANRVDLKPLYEERTGRVLVFAALDNLVKGMAGQAVQNLNLMLGLPEDTALPKEGVWP from the coding sequence GTGGGGATCCTGGGCGCCTCGGGGTATGGCGGGGCGGAGCTCCTCCGCCTGCTTAAGCGCCATCCTGGGGTGGAACTGGTGGGTTTTTCCAGCCGCAAGCACGAGGGTAGACCCCTTTCTTCCGCCTGGCCCCAGCTTTGGGACGAAAGGCCCTTCGTTGCCCAAGAGGAGGTCTTGGAGCGGGCGGACGTCCTGTTTCTGGCCCTCCCCAACGGCCTCGCCATGGGGATCACCCCCGAGGCCCTTCGCGCGGGCAAGCGGGTCATAGACCTTTCCGGGGACTACCGCCTTCCCCCGGAGGTCTACGAGGCCTGGTACGGGATCCGCCACCAAAGCCCCGAGCTCTTCCGGGAGGCGGTCTACGGCCTGCCCGAGCTCCACCGGGAGGAGCTCAGGGAAGCCCGCCTGGTGGCGAACCCTGGCTGCTACGTCACCGCCGCCACCTTGGCCCTCGCTCCCTTGGCGGCGGAAGGGGTTCTCCGGCGTGCCTTCGTGGTGGGCTTAAGCGGGGTTTCGGGGGCGGGCAGGGAGGGGGAGGGCACCTTCTTCGCCGAGGTGAACGAGAACCTGAAACCCTACAAGGTAGGGGGCACCCACCGCCACATCCCCGAGATGGAAGCGAACCTGGGCCGCCTCCTGGCCCAAGGGCGGAGGGTGCGCACCCACGGGCCCAGGCGGGAGGTGCGCCTTTCCTTCACCCCCCACCTGGTGCCCATGACCCGGGGGATTTTGGTCACCGCGGAGGCGGAGGTGGAGGGGACCTGGAGCCAGGAGGCTCTGGACGCCCTCTACCGGGACTTCTACCTAGGGGAGCCCTTCGTGCGGGTTTTGGGGGGGCTTCCCGAGACCAAGGGCACCTATGGCGCCAACCGGGTGGACCTCAAGCCCCTCTACGAGGAAAGGACTGGGCGCGTCCTGGTCTTCGCCGCCTTGGACAACCTGGTGAAGGGCATGGCGGGGCAGGCGGTGCAGAACCTGAACCTGATGCTGGGCCTACCCGAGGACACCGCCTTGCCCAAGGAGGGCGTATGGCCGTGA
- a CDS encoding Uma2 family endonuclease — MVRPYRFSLEEFLKLPLPERGVELLEGEIYQMAPIGPRHAYVLNRWNRLFVERFPEALVQVQGPLALAPDVYLEPDLALLRPGDYGERLPGAEDVLLLLEVSDASLEYDLGKKVPLYARMGVPEVWVQDLQGSRLLVFRTPEEDHYREQIWVKPGERLAPLAFPEVLLEVPW; from the coding sequence ATGGTCCGCCCTTACCGCTTTAGCCTGGAGGAGTTCCTGAAGCTTCCCCTGCCCGAGCGGGGGGTGGAGCTTCTGGAGGGGGAGATTTACCAGATGGCACCCATCGGCCCACGCCACGCCTACGTTCTGAACCGCTGGAACCGTCTCTTCGTGGAGCGCTTTCCCGAAGCGTTGGTGCAGGTTCAGGGTCCCTTGGCCCTGGCTCCGGATGTGTATTTGGAGCCGGACCTGGCCCTTCTGCGGCCGGGGGACTATGGGGAGCGCCTTCCTGGGGCGGAGGACGTGCTTTTGCTCCTGGAGGTTTCCGATGCTTCCTTGGAGTACGATTTAGGCAAAAAGGTGCCCCTATACGCCCGTATGGGCGTGCCCGAGGTTTGGGTCCAGGACCTCCAGGGAAGCCGGCTCCTCGTTTTCCGCACCCCGGAGGAGGACCACTACCGGGAGCAGATCTGGGTTAAGCCCGGGGAGCGCCTGGCGCCCCTGGCCTTCCCGGAAGTTCTTCTGGAGGTGCCGTGGTAA
- the argF gene encoding ornithine carbamoyltransferase: MGGDALTLPKDLLDFSGYGPEALKRLLSLAERLKRERYRGEDLKGQVLALLFEKPSLRTRTTLEVAMLHLGGNAVYLDQKQVGIGEREPVRDIAKNLERFVEGIAARVYRHETVVALARHARIPVINALSDWAHPLQALADLLTLKEAFGGWEGLEVAWVGDGNNVLNSLLEVAPLVGLRVRVATPKGYEPDPALLEKAKAYFTHDPKEAAFGAHALYTDVWTSMGQEAEREKRLKDFRGFQVNGELLSLLHPEGIFLHCLPAHYGEETTEEAVHGPKSRVFDQAENRLHTAKAVLLTLLK; the protein is encoded by the coding sequence ATGGGGGGAGACGCCCTGACCCTGCCCAAGGACCTTTTGGACTTTTCCGGCTACGGCCCCGAGGCGCTTAAAAGGCTCCTTTCCCTGGCGGAAAGGCTTAAGCGGGAGCGCTACCGCGGGGAGGACCTCAAGGGCCAAGTCCTCGCCCTCCTCTTTGAAAAGCCCTCCTTGCGCACCCGGACCACCCTCGAGGTGGCCATGCTCCACCTGGGAGGGAATGCGGTTTACCTGGACCAGAAACAGGTGGGCATCGGGGAGCGGGAGCCCGTGAGGGACATCGCCAAGAACCTGGAGCGCTTTGTGGAGGGGATCGCCGCCCGGGTCTACCGGCACGAGACCGTGGTGGCCCTGGCCCGCCACGCCCGCATCCCCGTCATCAACGCCCTCTCCGACTGGGCCCACCCCCTGCAGGCCCTGGCGGACCTCCTCACCCTGAAGGAGGCCTTCGGGGGGTGGGAGGGCCTCGAGGTGGCCTGGGTGGGGGACGGGAACAACGTTTTAAACTCCCTCCTGGAGGTCGCGCCCCTGGTGGGGCTAAGGGTGCGGGTGGCCACCCCTAAGGGCTACGAGCCCGATCCCGCCCTTCTGGAAAAGGCCAAGGCCTACTTCACCCACGACCCCAAGGAGGCCGCCTTTGGGGCCCACGCCCTCTACACGGACGTCTGGACCAGCATGGGCCAGGAGGCGGAGCGGGAAAAGCGCCTCAAGGACTTCCGTGGCTTCCAGGTGAACGGGGAACTCCTCTCCCTCCTCCACCCCGAAGGGATCTTCCTCCACTGCCTCCCCGCCCACTACGGAGAGGAGACCACGGAGGAAGCCGTGCACGGCCCCAAAAGCCGCGTCTTTGACCAGGCGGAAAATCGTCTCCACACCGCCAAAGCCGTCCTCCTCACCTTGCTAAAGTAG
- the bshB1 gene encoding bacillithiol biosynthesis deacetylase BshB1: MLDLLVIAPHPDDGELGCGGTLARAKAEGLSTGILDLTRGEMGTKGTPEERAREVAEASRILGLDFRGNLGLPDGGLADIPEQRLRLAEALRRLRPRILFAPLEADRHPDHTAASRLAVAALHLAGLKKAPVEGEPHRVERLFFYPGNHPFTPSFLVKISAFIDQWEQAVLAYRSQFSGEAASETVGPRGVEARKAMRRYFGNYLGVDYAEPFVSPLPVLYVPWSRA; this comes from the coding sequence ATGCTTGACCTTTTGGTCATCGCCCCCCACCCCGACGACGGGGAGCTCGGGTGTGGGGGGACCTTGGCCAGGGCCAAGGCGGAGGGGCTTTCCACGGGCATCTTGGACCTTACCCGGGGGGAGATGGGCACCAAGGGCACCCCGGAGGAGAGGGCCCGGGAGGTGGCGGAGGCGAGCCGCATCCTGGGCCTGGACTTCCGGGGAAATCTAGGGCTTCCCGACGGGGGGCTTGCCGACATCCCCGAGCAGCGCCTTAGGCTTGCGGAGGCCTTGCGGAGGCTTCGGCCCCGCATCCTCTTCGCTCCCCTCGAGGCCGACCGCCACCCCGACCACACGGCGGCAAGCCGCCTGGCGGTGGCTGCCCTCCACCTGGCGGGCCTGAAGAAGGCCCCCGTGGAGGGGGAGCCCCACCGGGTGGAAAGGCTTTTCTTCTACCCGGGCAACCACCCCTTCACCCCCAGCTTCCTGGTGAAGATCTCCGCCTTCATAGACCAGTGGGAGCAGGCGGTCCTGGCCTACAGGAGCCAGTTTTCCGGGGAGGCGGCGAGCGAGACCGTGGGGCCTAGAGGGGTGGAGGCCCGCAAGGCCATGCGCCGCTACTTTGGCAACTACCTGGGGGTGGACTACGCCGAGCCCTTTGTGAGCCCGCTTCCCGTGCTCTACGTCCCCTGGTCCCGGGCCTAG
- the plsY gene encoding glycerol-3-phosphate 1-O-acyltransferase PlsY has protein sequence MDWLWVLLLAYLFGSIPAGVLVARTYGVDIRKVGSGNIGATNVLRTLGPGPAFVVAFFDVFKGGIAVLIARAVGIEGPLLGGVALAAVLGHNYSVFLGFKGGKGVATSFGTLLFLDPALALWTLPIGLSVMLLTRYVSAGSMTGGVAALVLALALGRPLWEVGTVALMAFLIFFTHRENLKRLQAGTERRLGERVEVRDA, from the coding sequence ATGGACTGGCTTTGGGTCCTCCTTCTCGCCTACCTCTTCGGCTCCATCCCGGCGGGGGTCCTGGTGGCCCGCACCTACGGGGTGGACATCCGCAAGGTGGGTTCGGGGAACATCGGGGCCACCAACGTCCTTAGGACCTTGGGCCCTGGCCCCGCCTTCGTGGTGGCCTTCTTTGACGTGTTCAAGGGGGGCATTGCCGTGCTCATCGCCCGGGCGGTGGGGATAGAGGGGCCCTTGCTTGGGGGGGTGGCCTTGGCGGCGGTCTTGGGGCACAACTACTCCGTGTTCTTGGGGTTTAAAGGGGGGAAGGGGGTGGCCACCAGCTTCGGCACCCTTCTCTTCCTGGACCCAGCCCTCGCCCTTTGGACCCTGCCCATTGGGCTATCCGTGATGCTCCTCACCCGCTACGTTTCGGCGGGGAGCATGACCGGGGGGGTGGCGGCCTTGGTGCTCGCCTTGGCCCTGGGGCGGCCCCTCTGGGAGGTGGGCACCGTGGCCCTCATGGCCTTCCTCATCTTCTTCACCCACCGGGAAAACCTAAAGCGCCTCCAGGCGGGCACGGAAAGGCGGCTTGGGGAGCGGGTGGAGGTGAGGGATGCTTGA
- a CDS encoding ABC transporter permease: MVFVRYLRVFGLFLRLSLAAEMEYRLNFLLGLFSSALTLLGALFGLVLLYQGGYRPGGWAWEEALLVLAAFTLLQGLGSTLFAPNLNKIVEHVQQGTLDFVLLKPLDPQFWLSLRVFSPWGLGDFLLGLGLLLYGGGRLGLGLQDYLLFALYWLLGAVILYSLWFLLATTSIWFVKIYNVTEVLRGLLEAGRFPASSYPALYRFFFTFVVPVAFLTTVPAEAALGRGAPWVALGLALGLFLLARGFFRLALRSYTSASS; this comes from the coding sequence ATGGTTTTCGTGCGTTATCTACGGGTTTTCGGCCTGTTCCTACGCCTTTCCCTGGCGGCGGAGATGGAGTACCGCCTGAACTTTCTCCTCGGGCTTTTCTCCTCGGCGCTTACCCTTCTTGGGGCCCTCTTCGGCCTCGTCCTCCTCTACCAAGGGGGGTACCGGCCAGGGGGATGGGCCTGGGAGGAGGCCCTTTTGGTCCTCGCCGCCTTTACCCTCCTCCAGGGGCTTGGGAGCACCCTCTTCGCCCCCAACCTCAACAAGATCGTGGAGCACGTGCAACAGGGCACCCTGGACTTCGTGCTCCTGAAGCCTTTGGACCCCCAGTTTTGGCTCTCCTTGAGGGTCTTCTCCCCTTGGGGCCTCGGGGATTTCCTCCTGGGGCTTGGGCTTCTCCTCTATGGGGGAGGCCGGCTTGGCCTGGGGCTTCAGGACTACCTCCTCTTCGCCCTCTACTGGCTTTTGGGGGCGGTGATCCTCTATAGCCTCTGGTTCCTCCTCGCCACCACCAGCATCTGGTTCGTGAAGATCTACAACGTCACCGAGGTCCTGCGGGGGCTCTTGGAGGCGGGGCGCTTTCCCGCCTCCAGCTATCCGGCCCTCTACCGCTTCTTCTTCACCTTCGTGGTGCCCGTGGCCTTCCTCACCACGGTGCCGGCGGAGGCCGCCTTGGGAAGGGGGGCGCCCTGGGTGGCGTTGGGGCTTGCCCTGGGCCTTTTCCTCCTGGCGCGGGGCTTCTTCCGCCTGGCCCTTCGGAGCTACACATCGGCGAGCAGTTAA
- a CDS encoding ABC transporter ATP-binding protein has product MREEAIILAQDLTKHYRVALKEESLLGTLRHFLFRQYRLVRAVEGVSFAIRRGEVVGFLGPNGAGKTTTLKMLTGLIHPTRGQALVAGHVPWRREKAFLKKITLVMGNKQQLIWDLPAMDTFRLNAAIYEIPEREFRRRVGELAEMLGLGDKLHQPVRKLSLGERMKAELLAALLHRPEVLFLDEPTLGLDVNAQVAVRAFVRAYNARYGATVLLTSHYMADIAALADRVLVIHQGRLLYDGELAGLTARFAPYREVRLVLARPLPREALAPFGEVREVEGQEARLLVPRDGLTERVALILKRLPVEDLEVKEPPLEEVIARVFQSPKEVEG; this is encoded by the coding sequence GTGCGCGAAGAGGCCATCATCCTGGCCCAGGACCTCACCAAGCACTACCGCGTGGCCCTAAAGGAGGAAAGCCTCCTGGGTACCCTGCGCCACTTCCTCTTCCGCCAGTACCGCCTGGTGCGGGCCGTGGAGGGGGTGAGCTTCGCCATCCGGCGGGGGGAGGTGGTGGGCTTCCTGGGCCCCAACGGGGCGGGCAAGACCACCACCCTGAAGATGCTCACGGGCCTCATCCACCCCACCCGGGGCCAGGCCCTGGTGGCGGGGCACGTGCCCTGGCGGCGGGAAAAGGCCTTCCTGAAGAAGATCACCCTGGTCATGGGCAACAAGCAACAACTCATCTGGGACCTCCCGGCCATGGACACCTTCCGCCTGAACGCCGCCATCTACGAGATCCCCGAGCGGGAGTTTCGGCGGCGGGTGGGGGAGCTCGCCGAGATGCTGGGCCTAGGGGACAAGCTCCACCAACCCGTGCGCAAGCTCTCCTTGGGGGAGAGGATGAAGGCGGAGCTTTTGGCCGCTCTCCTCCACCGGCCGGAGGTGCTCTTCCTGGACGAGCCCACCCTGGGCCTGGACGTGAACGCCCAGGTGGCGGTGCGGGCCTTCGTGCGGGCCTACAACGCCCGCTACGGGGCCACCGTCCTCCTCACGAGCCACTACATGGCGGACATCGCCGCCCTGGCGGACAGGGTCCTCGTGATCCACCAAGGCCGGCTCCTTTACGACGGGGAGCTTGCGGGCCTCACGGCCCGCTTCGCCCCCTACCGGGAGGTGCGCCTGGTCCTCGCCCGGCCCCTTCCCCGGGAGGCCCTTGCGCCCTTTGGGGAGGTGCGGGAGGTGGAGGGGCAGGAAGCGCGCCTCCTCGTCCCCCGGGATGGGCTCACGGAGCGGGTGGCCCTGATCCTAAAGCGGCTTCCCGTGGAGGACCTCGAGGTCAAGGAACCCCCTCTGGAAGAGGTCATCGCCCGGGTCTTCCAAAGCCCCAAGGAGGTGGAAGGATGA
- a CDS encoding ABC transporter permease: MRKARTLLAVYLAYMLEYRAELFLWALAGALPLILLGVWTEAARHGDFPLSPGEFARYFLMVFLVRQATVVWVVWEFERDVVEGRLSFRLLRPLDPFLDHLAAHVAERLARLPFVVLLTLLFFLLFPEARFRPEPLPFLLGLLLTALAFLLRYLMQYVTALLTFWSERATAVEEVFFLLYLFLSGTIAPLEVFPEPLRSLALLTPFPYLVYLPAALLAGQEVRLFPGLWVMLLWGLFFLLLWRGLWRLGLRHYSGQGA; the protein is encoded by the coding sequence ATGAGGAAGGCCAGGACCCTTCTTGCGGTCTACCTCGCCTACATGCTGGAGTACCGGGCGGAGCTTTTCCTTTGGGCCTTGGCGGGGGCGCTTCCTTTAATCCTCCTTGGGGTCTGGACCGAGGCGGCGCGGCACGGGGACTTTCCCCTAAGCCCTGGGGAGTTCGCCCGCTACTTCCTCATGGTCTTCCTGGTGCGCCAGGCCACGGTGGTCTGGGTGGTGTGGGAGTTTGAGCGGGACGTGGTGGAAGGGAGGCTTTCCTTCCGCCTCCTGAGGCCCCTGGACCCCTTCTTGGACCACCTGGCGGCCCACGTGGCGGAAAGGCTCGCCCGGCTTCCCTTTGTGGTCCTCCTCACCCTCCTCTTCTTCCTCCTCTTTCCCGAGGCCCGCTTCCGGCCCGAGCCCTTGCCCTTCCTCCTGGGGCTTCTCCTCACCGCCTTGGCCTTTTTGCTCCGCTACCTCATGCAGTACGTCACCGCCCTCCTCACCTTCTGGAGCGAGCGGGCCACGGCGGTGGAGGAGGTCTTCTTCCTCCTTTACCTCTTCCTCTCGGGGACCATCGCCCCCCTCGAGGTCTTCCCCGAGCCCTTGCGCTCCCTCGCCCTCCTCACCCCCTTCCCCTACCTGGTCTACCTCCCCGCCGCCCTCCTTGCCGGACAGGAGGTGCGCCTTTTCCCGGGCCTTTGGGTGATGCTCCTCTGGGGGCTTTTCTTCCTCCTCCTTTGGCGGGGGCTTTGGCGGCTTGGGCTTAGGCACTACTCCGGCCAAGGGGCATAA
- a CDS encoding Uma2 family endonuclease, with product MATRYRFRVEEFERAFQGVPHVELLRGEVYQMSPIGPRHVHKVAQLDERFQEAFRGKAVILVQSPLRLSEDSQPEPDLLVLKPPLERYAERLPAPEDVLFLVEVADTSLPFDKEVKLPLYAEAGIPEVWLLNLQENLLEVYRDPRGGRYREIRLLTPEEPASPLAFPEVRLPWG from the coding sequence ATGGCCACCCGGTACCGGTTCCGCGTGGAGGAGTTTGAGCGGGCCTTCCAAGGGGTGCCGCACGTGGAGCTACTGCGGGGAGAGGTGTACCAGATGAGCCCCATCGGCCCTAGGCACGTGCATAAGGTAGCCCAACTGGACGAGCGGTTCCAGGAAGCCTTCCGGGGCAAAGCCGTTATCTTGGTGCAAAGCCCCTTGCGCCTCTCCGAAGACTCGCAGCCCGAGCCGGACCTCCTGGTGCTCAAGCCCCCCCTGGAGCGGTATGCGGAAAGGCTTCCTGCCCCGGAGGACGTCCTCTTCTTGGTGGAGGTGGCGGACACCTCCTTGCCCTTTGACAAGGAGGTGAAGCTTCCCCTCTACGCCGAGGCGGGCATCCCCGAGGTGTGGCTCCTAAACCTCCAGGAAAACCTCCTAGAGGTGTACCGGGACCCCCGGGGCGGGCGGTACCGGGAGATCCGCCTCCTCACCCCGGAAGAGCCCGCAAGCCCCCTGGCCTTCCCCGAGGTCAGGCTTCCCTGGGGGTAA
- the cimA gene encoding citramalate synthase, protein MVEILDTTLRDGTQGEGVSLSVDDKVAIAKRLAAFGVHVIEGGWPGSNPKDAEFFARMKGVDLGAASLAAFGATRRKGLSPEEDPSVLALLEAETPVVVLFGKSWTLHVLEALETTLEENLRMIRDTVAFFAQRGKRVIYDAEHFFDGYKEDPAYALATLEAAREGGADTLVLCDTNGGSLPEEVYAITKAVVERFPGVRIGIHPHNDAELAVANALAAVRAGATHAQGTINGYGERCGNLNLTSFLPTLVFKYGIPAIPPERLKGLRELSHFVDERANLTPNRRAPYVGEAAFAHKAGVHVSAVLKNPRTYEHIPPEWVGNTRRFLVSDVSGRSNLLAKLQELGVDLSKEEARRLLEEVKALEYEGYAFEGAEASFYLLAHRLKGGALPFSVEGFSVFVHGSGLDTAWAEATVRVRVGETLQHTAAESPFGPVSALDRAFRKAVLQFYPELAEVELTDYKVRILSGQEAGTNSGVRVMTEMRRGEERFATVGASENILEASLKALTDGYAYALLFPVRALTPREA, encoded by the coding sequence ATGGTGGAGATCCTGGACACCACGCTCCGGGACGGCACCCAAGGGGAGGGGGTGAGCCTCTCCGTGGACGACAAGGTGGCCATCGCCAAGCGTTTGGCCGCCTTCGGCGTCCACGTGATTGAGGGGGGGTGGCCTGGCTCCAACCCCAAGGACGCCGAGTTTTTCGCCCGCATGAAGGGGGTGGACCTGGGGGCGGCGAGCCTCGCCGCCTTCGGGGCCACCCGCCGCAAGGGGCTTTCCCCAGAGGAGGACCCCTCCGTCCTCGCCCTCCTGGAGGCGGAGACCCCGGTGGTGGTCCTCTTTGGCAAGAGCTGGACCCTTCATGTCCTCGAGGCCCTGGAGACCACCCTGGAGGAGAACCTCCGCATGATCCGGGACACGGTGGCCTTCTTCGCCCAGAGGGGAAAGCGGGTGATCTACGACGCCGAGCACTTCTTTGACGGCTACAAGGAGGACCCCGCCTACGCCCTCGCCACCCTCGAGGCCGCCCGGGAGGGAGGGGCGGACACCCTGGTCCTCTGCGACACCAACGGGGGAAGCCTCCCTGAGGAGGTCTACGCCATCACCAAGGCCGTGGTGGAGCGCTTTCCCGGGGTTCGCATCGGCATCCACCCCCACAACGACGCCGAGCTCGCCGTGGCCAACGCCCTGGCGGCGGTGCGGGCCGGGGCCACCCACGCCCAGGGCACCATCAACGGCTACGGGGAGCGGTGCGGCAACCTAAACCTCACCAGCTTCCTCCCTACCCTGGTCTTCAAGTACGGCATCCCCGCCATCCCCCCGGAAAGGCTAAAGGGCCTTCGGGAGCTCTCCCACTTCGTGGACGAACGGGCCAACCTTACCCCAAACCGCCGCGCCCCCTATGTGGGGGAGGCGGCCTTCGCCCACAAGGCGGGGGTGCACGTGTCCGCCGTTCTCAAAAACCCCCGCACCTACGAGCACATCCCCCCGGAGTGGGTGGGGAATACTCGCCGCTTCCTGGTTTCGGACGTCTCGGGCCGCTCCAACCTCCTCGCCAAGCTCCAGGAGCTCGGGGTGGACCTCTCCAAGGAGGAGGCCAGGCGCCTCCTGGAGGAGGTGAAGGCCTTGGAGTACGAGGGCTACGCCTTTGAGGGGGCGGAGGCGAGCTTCTACCTTTTGGCCCACCGCCTGAAGGGCGGGGCCCTTCCCTTTAGCGTGGAGGGGTTTAGCGTCTTCGTGCACGGCTCGGGCCTGGACACCGCCTGGGCCGAGGCCACGGTGAGGGTGCGGGTGGGGGAGACGCTCCAACACACCGCCGCCGAAAGCCCCTTCGGGCCCGTTTCCGCCCTGGACCGGGCCTTCCGCAAGGCGGTGTTGCAGTTCTACCCGGAGCTCGCCGAGGTGGAGCTCACGGACTACAAGGTGCGCATCCTCTCGGGCCAGGAGGCAGGCACCAACTCGGGGGTGCGGGTGATGACCGAGATGCGGCGGGGGGAGGAGCGCTTCGCCACGGTGGGGGCCAGCGAGAACATCCTCGAGGCCTCCCTCAAGGCCCTCACGGACGGCTACGCCTACGCCCTCCTCTTTCCCGTGCGCGCCCTTACCCCCAGGGAAGCCTGA